Proteins encoded in a region of the Neodiprion lecontei isolate iyNeoLeco1 chromosome 5, iyNeoLeco1.1, whole genome shotgun sequence genome:
- the LOC107225450 gene encoding E3 ubiquitin ligase Rnf157 isoform X2, producing the protein MGSLTSRQNAGVEEVDIVSNHAYKYPPRSGSYFGSHFIMGGERFDTPQPEAYLFGENADLNFLGSRPTPFPYPPPQANDPTKTLKSLVNIRKESLRLVRIIDQTSTSSQHHNSKHYGDGDTDYKPTRFNIEFTFDCDVRCAITVYYFCTEDVTANGVVYIPRDPSMNSETYHYKKGTNQQFSQSSHIFDPTLYNEEDLVYNPDREVIPIAIHCVAEEGTEEPKQSHTTIAVIEKHSDGSYVLKALKQKLYVDGLCYLIQEIYGIENKNSENAKQQGSDEDTEDSGSECVICMCDVRDTLILPCRHLCLCNGCADSLRYQANNCPICRAPFRALLQIKALQKATGAILSNPPLAEGSCENIPPGYEAVSLIEALNGPYTPRATVLPIESLDTPDTDTASAIQAAEILNRDEISGSQKDLRSRSPVARAKVISRPRDKTALRTRDTLRLVNEKQSTAIDEGQDDDSEAEKLSPLLDAVTSTEALDTSLHPMHNIEPIDDLDIDDELQVENGSVKNVDRTNEKNLH; encoded by the exons atgGGCTCACTAACCAGCAGACAAAATGCTGGTGTCGAAGAAGTCGACATAGTTTCAAACCATGCCTACAAATATCCTCCGCGTTCGG GCAGTTATTTTGGAAGCCACTTTATAATGGGTGGTGAGAGGTTCGATACACCTCAACCGGAAGCTTACCTTTTCGGAGAAAATGCTGATTTAAATTTCCTCGGAAGTAGGCCAACTCCG TTTCCATATCCTCCGCCTCAAGCCAACGATCCAACAAAGACTCTGAAAAGTCTCGTTAACATACGGAAGGAATCACTACGGCTAGTGCGTATCATAGACCAAACATCAACTTCGTCGCAACACCATAATAGTAAGCATTACGGAGATGGAGATACCGACTATAAACCTACCAGGTTTAACATAGAATTTACTTTCGACTGTGACGTTAGATGTGCCATAAcggtttattatttttgtactgAGGATGTAACCGCTAATGGAGTTGT GTATATACCTCGAGATCCTTCGATGAATTCTGAGACATATCATTATAAAAAGGGTACTAATCAACAGTTCAGCCAATCGTCTCATATTTTTGATCCAACTCTATACAACGAGGAAGATTTAGTATACAATCCAGACAGAGAG GTCATTCCAATCGCAATTCACTGCGTTGCAGAGGAGGGAACGGAGGAGCCAAAACAGTCTCATACTACTATCGCTGTTATAGAAAAACATTCCGATGGATCGTACGTGTTAAAAGCATTGAAACAAAAGCTATACGTAGATGGGCTTTGTTATCTAATTCAAGAAATTTACGGCATTGAAAATAAGAACAGCGAAAATGCTAAG CAACAAGGAAGCGATGAAGATACTGAAGATAGTGGATCTGAATGCGTTATATGCATGTGTGACGTACGTGATACATTGATTCTACCTTGTAGGCACTTGTGCCTGTGTAATGGGTGTGCGGACTCATTACGGTATCAGGCAAATAATTGTCCTATATGTCGAGCACCTTTCAGGGCTTTGTTGCAAATTAAAGCTTTGCAGAAAGCGACTGGGGCAATACTGTCCAATCCGCCACTGGCTGAG GGTAGTTGTGAAAATATACCACCTGGCTATGAGGCAGTATCGCTCATAGAAGCTTTGAATGGCCCTTATACACCAAGAGCAACGGTCCTACCAATTGAGTCCCTGGATACTCCTGACACAGACACAGCCAGTGCTATTCAAGCTgctgaaattttaaatcg GGATGAAATTTCTGGTTCTCAAAAAGATCTTCGCAGTCGTTCTCCAGTTGCACGAGCCAAAGTAATTAGTCGTCCACGTGACAAAACGGCCCTTCGTACAAGAGACACATTAAGACTCGTTAATGAGAAGCAATCAACTGCTATCGATGAG GGACAAGATGATGATAGTGAAGCAGAGAAACTATCTCCTTTATTGGACGCAGTTACAAGTACAGAAGCATTGGATACCAGTCTTCATCCGATGCATAACATAGAGCCTATAGATGATTTGGATATCGATGACGAATTGCAAGTAGAAAACGGAAGTGTGAAGAACGTGGATCGTactaatgagaaaaatttacactAA
- the LOC107225450 gene encoding probable E3 ubiquitin-protein ligase MGRN1 isoform X1: MGSLTSRQNAGVEEVDIVSNHAYKYPPRSGSYFGSHFIMGGERFDTPQPEAYLFGENADLNFLGSRPTPFPYPPPQANDPTKTLKSLVNIRKESLRLVRIIDQTSTSSQHHNSKHYGDGDTDYKPTRFNIEFTFDCDVRCAITVYYFCTEDVTANGVVYIPRDPSMNSETYHYKKGTNQQFSQSSHIFDPTLYNEEDLVYNPDREVIPIAIHCVAEEGTEEPKQSHTTIAVIEKHSDGSYVLKALKQKLYVDGLCYLIQEIYGIENKNSENAKQQGSDEDTEDSGSECVICMCDVRDTLILPCRHLCLCNGCADSLRYQANNCPICRAPFRALLQIKALQKATGAILSNPPLAEGSCENIPPGYEAVSLIEALNGPYTPRATVLPIESLDTPDTDTASAIQAAEILNRSAERTPVSKHASPKDTEKSPRTSGMPCATPEFRMSVLLARDEISGSQKDLRSRSPVARAKVISRPRDKTALRTRDTLRLVNEKQSTAIDEGQDDDSEAEKLSPLLDAVTSTEALDTSLHPMHNIEPIDDLDIDDELQVENGSVKNVDRTNEKNLH, encoded by the exons atgGGCTCACTAACCAGCAGACAAAATGCTGGTGTCGAAGAAGTCGACATAGTTTCAAACCATGCCTACAAATATCCTCCGCGTTCGG GCAGTTATTTTGGAAGCCACTTTATAATGGGTGGTGAGAGGTTCGATACACCTCAACCGGAAGCTTACCTTTTCGGAGAAAATGCTGATTTAAATTTCCTCGGAAGTAGGCCAACTCCG TTTCCATATCCTCCGCCTCAAGCCAACGATCCAACAAAGACTCTGAAAAGTCTCGTTAACATACGGAAGGAATCACTACGGCTAGTGCGTATCATAGACCAAACATCAACTTCGTCGCAACACCATAATAGTAAGCATTACGGAGATGGAGATACCGACTATAAACCTACCAGGTTTAACATAGAATTTACTTTCGACTGTGACGTTAGATGTGCCATAAcggtttattatttttgtactgAGGATGTAACCGCTAATGGAGTTGT GTATATACCTCGAGATCCTTCGATGAATTCTGAGACATATCATTATAAAAAGGGTACTAATCAACAGTTCAGCCAATCGTCTCATATTTTTGATCCAACTCTATACAACGAGGAAGATTTAGTATACAATCCAGACAGAGAG GTCATTCCAATCGCAATTCACTGCGTTGCAGAGGAGGGAACGGAGGAGCCAAAACAGTCTCATACTACTATCGCTGTTATAGAAAAACATTCCGATGGATCGTACGTGTTAAAAGCATTGAAACAAAAGCTATACGTAGATGGGCTTTGTTATCTAATTCAAGAAATTTACGGCATTGAAAATAAGAACAGCGAAAATGCTAAG CAACAAGGAAGCGATGAAGATACTGAAGATAGTGGATCTGAATGCGTTATATGCATGTGTGACGTACGTGATACATTGATTCTACCTTGTAGGCACTTGTGCCTGTGTAATGGGTGTGCGGACTCATTACGGTATCAGGCAAATAATTGTCCTATATGTCGAGCACCTTTCAGGGCTTTGTTGCAAATTAAAGCTTTGCAGAAAGCGACTGGGGCAATACTGTCCAATCCGCCACTGGCTGAG GGTAGTTGTGAAAATATACCACCTGGCTATGAGGCAGTATCGCTCATAGAAGCTTTGAATGGCCCTTATACACCAAGAGCAACGGTCCTACCAATTGAGTCCCTGGATACTCCTGACACAGACACAGCCAGTGCTATTCAAGCTgctgaaattttaaatcg ATCAGCTGAGCGTACGCCAGTTTCGAAACATGCATCTCCAAAAGATACGGAGAAGTCACCAAGAACTAGTGGTATGCCTTGTGCAACACCCGAGTTCCGAATGTCTGTTCTACTTGCAAGGGATGAAATTTCTGGTTCTCAAAAAGATCTTCGCAGTCGTTCTCCAGTTGCACGAGCCAAAGTAATTAGTCGTCCACGTGACAAAACGGCCCTTCGTACAAGAGACACATTAAGACTCGTTAATGAGAAGCAATCAACTGCTATCGATGAG GGACAAGATGATGATAGTGAAGCAGAGAAACTATCTCCTTTATTGGACGCAGTTACAAGTACAGAAGCATTGGATACCAGTCTTCATCCGATGCATAACATAGAGCCTATAGATGATTTGGATATCGATGACGAATTGCAAGTAGAAAACGGAAGTGTGAAGAACGTGGATCGTactaatgagaaaaatttacactAA